The proteins below are encoded in one region of Mangifera indica cultivar Alphonso chromosome 7, CATAS_Mindica_2.1, whole genome shotgun sequence:
- the LOC123220888 gene encoding GATA transcription factor 15-like translates to MMNESNNNNLKFCTDCKTTKTPLWRGGPAGPKSLCNACGIKYRKKKRVTESLNSRRPEKRKDKTTHYMTNANSASAQGVFAKVDDDGSDAFVVNNNTDLGENLEMPLMVWGKEMMLERSLSSPSLSPFVLVKKKQRCQRKRKLKEEEQAAFSLLALSSGFVFA, encoded by the exons atgaTGAATGaaagcaacaacaacaatctCAAGTTCTGTACGGACTGCAAGACTACAAAAACTCCTTTGTGGAGAGGTGGCCCTGCTGGTCCCAAG tCACTTTGTAACGCATGTGGGATCAAATACAGGAAGAAAAAGAGAGTTACTGAAAGCTTAAACAGCAGGCGtccagaaaagagaaaagacaaaacaacACATTATATGACAAATGCAAACTCCGCCTCTGCACAAGGTGTTTTTGCCAAAGTTGATGATGATGGTAGTGATGCTTTTGTTGTTAATAATAACACAGATTTGGGTGAGAATCTCGAGATGCCGTTAATGGTTTGGGGAAAAGAAATGATGTTGGAGAGATCATTATCTTCACCATCACTGTCGCCATTTGTGCTGGTGAAGAAGAAGCAAAGATGCCAGAGAAAAAGGAAGTTGAAAGAGGAAGAGCAAGCAGCTTTCTCTTTGCTGGCCTTGTCAAGTGGGTTTGTTTTTGCTTGA
- the LOC123220079 gene encoding exonuclease DPD1, chloroplastic/mitochondrial-like: protein MRTAPMCFSIFRVPRCRIHTLTNFWESFHSLGRDYGNTLQFRMLSSKSSGIEGGYSKRWTRRPITTKSEGNKTTQSSKPSQIYDESFNLKISASNTVNVNKTEINEIQRTQCFDIRQKIAEDKELAKLVTLIVFDIETTGFSRELERIIEIALLDLHGGKNSMFQTLVNPDKYVPNAHVHGISTDMVCRPDVPRMEELIPILKQYIKSREKPGGFVVFVAHNARSFDVPFLAKEFSRCCEKIPPNWLFLDTLPLAREMVKSGGLKLTSGLSLQALREYYGIPSTGSAHRAMSDVKLLSLILQRLTFDLKLPISGLVQKTFAASDLNTSKKKSSS from the exons ATGAGGACAGCTCCAATGTGTTTTTCAATCTTTCGAGTTCCTAGATGCAGAATTCATACCTTGACTAATTTTTGGGAAAGTTTCCACAGTTTAGGTAGGGATTATGGAAATACTTTGCAATTTAGGATGCTTTCTTCCAAATCCTCTGGAATCGAAGGGGGATATAGTAAGAGGTGGACTAGAAGACCAATTACTACAAAATCAGAAGGCAACAAGACTACCCAAAGCAGTAAGCCAAGCCAAATCTATGATGAATCTTTTAACTTAAAGATTTCGGCAAGCAATACAGTAAATGTAAATAAAACAGAGAtaaatgaaattcaaagaaCTCAATGCTTTGATATTCGACAAAAGATTGCTGAGGACAAAGAATTAGCCAAGCTCGTGACTCTAATTGTTTTTGATATCGAGACAACAGGCTTTAGCAGAGAGCTTGAAAGGATCATTGAGATTGCACTTCTAGATCTTCATGGGGGTAAAAATAGCATGTTTCAAACATTGGTGAATCCTGATAAATATGTTCCAAATGCACATGTTCATGGTATTTCAACCGATATGGTGTGCAGACCTGATGTTCCAAG GATGGAGGAGCTGATACCGATACTAAAACAGTATATTAAAAGCCGTGAGAAACCTGGGGGATTTGTGGTGTTTGTTGCTCACAATGCTCGTTCATTTGATGTACCATTTCTGGCTAAGGAATTCAGTCGATGCTGTGAAAAAATTCCCCCGAATTGGCTTTTTTTGGATACACTTCCTCTGGCACGTGAAATGGTGAAGAGTGGTG GCTTGAAGCTTACTTCAGGATTATCGTTGCAAGCTCTACGTGAATACTATGGTATTCCGTCAACTGGTTCAGCTCACAGAGCCATGTCAGACGTGAAGCTCCTGTCGTTGATTCTTCAAAGATTGACTTTTGACCTGAAGCTACCAATCTCTGGCTTAGTTCAAAAAACTTTCGCAGCATCGGATTTGAACACCAGTAAGAAGAAGAGTTCAAGCTAG
- the LOC123220080 gene encoding syntaxin-43-like isoform X1, with the protein MATRNRTLIFKRYRDALKTVRVPTSLSAQNLSKGPVIEMVSSSLLNSSRKYAPLSTDDPGNSSKGAVTVTVGLPPSWVDVSEEIAANVQRARTKMAELARAHAKALMPSFGDGKEDQRLIETLTQEITNLLRRSEKRLQLLSASGTSEDSNVRKNVQRSLATDLQNLSMELRKKQSAYLKRLRQQKEGQDGVDLEMNLHGSRSRTEDDDLDDMAFNENQIAKLKKSEAFTAEREREIQQVVESVNELAQIMKDLSVLVIDQGTIVDRIDYNIQNVATTVEEGLKQLQKAERTQKQGGMVMCATVLVIMCFVMLVLLILKEIFF; encoded by the exons ATGGCTACGAGAAATCGGACCTTGATATTCAAGAGATACAGAGATGCGTTGAAGACCGTGAGGGTTCCGACGAGTCTTTCGGCGCAAAATTTATCCAAAGGACCGGTGATCGAGATGGTCAGCTCGTCGCTGTTGAATTCGAGTCGGAAATACGCTCCTCTTAGTACGGACGATCCTGGCAATTCAAG TAAGGGTGCAGTTACAGTTACAGTTGGTTTACCACCATCTTGGGTGGATGTATCAGAGGAAATAGCAGCTAACGTGCAACGCGCACGAACAAAAATGGCTGAGCTAGCCAGAGCTCATGCCAAGGCTTTAATGCCTTCATTTGGAGATGGTAAAGAAGATCAGCGCCTGATTGAGACTCTTACTCAAGAAATAACAAACCTTTTGAGGAGATCAGAGAAGAGATTACAGCTACTTTCAGCTTCTGGGACTTCTGAAGATtcaaatgttagaaaaaatGTGCAG CGATCTCTTGCCACAGACCTTCAGAACCTCTCCATGGAGCTCCGTAAGAAACAGTCAGCTTATTTGAAGCGCCTCAGGCAACAAAAAGAG GGTCAAGATGGAGTTGATTTGGAGATGAATCTACATGGAAGTAGATCTAGAACAGAAGACGATGATTTGGATGACATG gcATTTAATGAGAATCAGATagcaaaactgaaaaaaagTGAGGCATTCACGgcagaaagagaaagagagatccAACAG GTTGTGGAATCAGTAAATGAGCTTGCTCAAATAATGAAGGATCTTTCAGTACTTGTAATAGACCAG GGCACTATTGTAGATCGGATAGACTACAATATTCAGAATGTTGCAACTACTGTTGAAGAGGGCCTTAAACAACTTCAGAAG GCAGAGAGAACACAGAAACAAGGGGGGATGGTAATGTGTGCCACCGTTCTAGTTATCATGTGCTTTGTCATGCTGGTCCTCCTAATCCTCAAGGAAATATTTTTCTGA
- the LOC123220080 gene encoding syntaxin-43-like isoform X2, translating into MAELARAHAKALMPSFGDGKEDQRLIETLTQEITNLLRRSEKRLQLLSASGTSEDSNVRKNVQRSLATDLQNLSMELRKKQSAYLKRLRQQKEGQDGVDLEMNLHGSRSRTEDDDLDDMAFNENQIAKLKKSEAFTAEREREIQQVVESVNELAQIMKDLSVLVIDQGTIVDRIDYNIQNVATTVEEGLKQLQKAERTQKQGGMVMCATVLVIMCFVMLVLLILKEIFF; encoded by the exons ATGGCTGAGCTAGCCAGAGCTCATGCCAAGGCTTTAATGCCTTCATTTGGAGATGGTAAAGAAGATCAGCGCCTGATTGAGACTCTTACTCAAGAAATAACAAACCTTTTGAGGAGATCAGAGAAGAGATTACAGCTACTTTCAGCTTCTGGGACTTCTGAAGATtcaaatgttagaaaaaatGTGCAG CGATCTCTTGCCACAGACCTTCAGAACCTCTCCATGGAGCTCCGTAAGAAACAGTCAGCTTATTTGAAGCGCCTCAGGCAACAAAAAGAG GGTCAAGATGGAGTTGATTTGGAGATGAATCTACATGGAAGTAGATCTAGAACAGAAGACGATGATTTGGATGACATG gcATTTAATGAGAATCAGATagcaaaactgaaaaaaagTGAGGCATTCACGgcagaaagagaaagagagatccAACAG GTTGTGGAATCAGTAAATGAGCTTGCTCAAATAATGAAGGATCTTTCAGTACTTGTAATAGACCAG GGCACTATTGTAGATCGGATAGACTACAATATTCAGAATGTTGCAACTACTGTTGAAGAGGGCCTTAAACAACTTCAGAAG GCAGAGAGAACACAGAAACAAGGGGGGATGGTAATGTGTGCCACCGTTCTAGTTATCATGTGCTTTGTCATGCTGGTCCTCCTAATCCTCAAGGAAATATTTTTCTGA